One Mucilaginibacter ginkgonis genomic region harbors:
- the ruvA gene encoding Holliday junction branch migration protein RuvA — MYDYIEGKLAFKSPAYAVIDINGLGYHINISLNTYAKLGDNNRFKLFTWLHVKEDGHTLYGFADEGERRLFLYLISVSGIGANTARMMLSSITPEEIQEAIVSGHVATIQRIKGIGPKSAQRLILELQDKLKKDGPGTLISVPVNHTVKDEALSALVMLGFAKNIAEKVVDNEIKRQTGSLNVEQLIKAALKNL; from the coding sequence ATGTATGATTATATAGAAGGCAAACTGGCATTTAAATCGCCCGCCTACGCGGTGATAGACATTAACGGTTTAGGTTATCACATTAATATATCTTTAAATACCTACGCCAAATTAGGCGACAATAACAGGTTTAAATTATTCACATGGCTTCATGTAAAAGAAGACGGCCACACGCTTTACGGTTTTGCCGATGAGGGCGAACGCCGTTTATTTCTTTACCTTATATCTGTATCAGGGATTGGGGCGAACACGGCCAGGATGATGCTCTCATCCATCACCCCCGAAGAAATTCAGGAAGCCATTGTATCCGGCCACGTCGCTACTATACAACGAATAAAAGGAATAGGCCCAAAATCGGCACAAAGACTTATCTTAGAGCTGCAAGACAAACTGAAAAAAGACGGACCCGGAACACTGATAAGTGTGCCTGTAAATCATACCGTTAAAGATGAGGCGCTTAGCGCGTTAGTGATGCTTGGCTTTGCAAAAAATATTGCCGAAAAAGTGGTGGACAATGAAATAAAACGGCAAACCGGGAGTTTAAATGTCGAACAGCTGATTAAGGCCGCCCTTAAGAATCTGTAG
- a CDS encoding NADP-dependent malic enzyme: MNKPNRKLDALNYHSKGRPGKIQVVPTKPTNSQRDLTMAYSPGVAEPCLKIAENVDDVYKYTAKGNLVAVISNGTAVLGLGNIGPEASKPVMEGKGLLFKIYADIDVFDLELNAKSVDEFVNIVKALEPTFGGVNLEDISAPTCFEIERRLKAEMNIPVMHDDQHGTAIISGAALMNACELQDKKLSEIKMVVNGAGAAAVSCSKMYLSLGVKVENLVMFDINGVLDKNRTDLDDIRMQFATNRTDVKTLSDAMKGADVFIGLSAGNVVSPDMLRSMAPNPIVFAMANPNPEIDYETGSATRDDLIMATGRSDFPNQVNNVLGFPFIFRGALDVRATAINEEMKIAAAYAIAELTKKPVPEAVNTAYNAKNLKFGKDYIIPKPMDQRLLTEVSIAVAKAAVESGVARKVITDWDAYAEELQGRIGKDNRLLRNIAVSAKQNPKRVVFAEADNYKILRAAQIVKDEGIATPILLGNADKINQIIEETELELGDVAIIDPRADNVPQIDDYAKYLYQKRQRRGVTMHEARKLLITDRNYYGACMVQFGEADALISGLTKNYVNVIKPALQIIGTEKGVNRVAGMYLMVTPKGPVFFGDTTVNVDPTVQELVDITVLIERSVRQFNISPRVALLSYSNFGSNDGPIPEGTREAVKILHEKYPDMIVDGEMQANFAINSELLKDNFPFSTLNGTPANTLIFPNLESGNIAYKLLQELGGAEAVGPILLGLKKSVHVLQLGSSVREIVNMVTIAVLDAQQKAGNN, translated from the coding sequence ATGAACAAACCTAATCGTAAGCTCGACGCCCTGAATTACCACTCAAAAGGGCGCCCGGGTAAGATACAAGTTGTACCTACCAAACCTACCAATTCGCAGCGCGACCTTACCATGGCTTACTCGCCGGGCGTTGCTGAGCCTTGCTTAAAAATTGCCGAAAACGTTGATGACGTATATAAATACACCGCTAAAGGTAACCTGGTTGCAGTTATCAGTAATGGTACAGCGGTATTGGGTTTAGGCAATATAGGCCCCGAGGCCAGTAAGCCTGTGATGGAAGGCAAGGGCCTGCTGTTTAAAATATACGCCGATATTGATGTGTTCGATTTAGAGTTGAACGCTAAGTCGGTAGATGAATTTGTAAACATTGTTAAGGCATTAGAACCAACCTTTGGTGGTGTAAACCTAGAGGACATTTCTGCGCCGACGTGTTTTGAGATAGAGCGCCGTTTAAAAGCCGAGATGAATATCCCGGTAATGCACGACGATCAGCACGGTACTGCGATCATTTCGGGTGCGGCGTTAATGAACGCCTGCGAATTGCAGGATAAAAAGCTTAGCGAAATTAAAATGGTGGTAAACGGCGCCGGAGCGGCTGCTGTTTCCTGCTCCAAAATGTACCTCTCGCTGGGCGTCAAGGTGGAGAACCTGGTAATGTTTGACATTAACGGTGTGCTGGATAAAAACCGCACAGACCTTGATGACATCCGCATGCAATTTGCCACAAACCGCACAGATGTAAAAACGCTGAGCGATGCGATGAAAGGCGCAGATGTTTTTATCGGCCTTTCTGCAGGTAACGTGGTTAGCCCCGATATGCTGCGCAGCATGGCGCCTAACCCTATCGTATTCGCGATGGCCAATCCTAACCCAGAAATTGATTACGAGACAGGAAGTGCTACCCGTGATGACCTGATCATGGCAACCGGCCGCTCCGACTTTCCTAACCAGGTGAATAACGTGTTGGGTTTCCCATTCATTTTCCGTGGCGCGCTCGACGTTAGGGCAACCGCCATAAATGAAGAGATGAAAATAGCGGCCGCATACGCCATAGCCGAATTGACTAAAAAGCCGGTCCCTGAAGCTGTAAACACAGCGTACAACGCTAAAAACTTAAAATTCGGCAAAGATTATATTATTCCAAAACCGATGGATCAGCGCTTGCTCACCGAGGTTTCTATCGCGGTAGCGAAAGCAGCGGTCGAGTCTGGTGTGGCGCGAAAAGTGATCACCGACTGGGATGCCTATGCTGAAGAATTGCAGGGCCGCATTGGTAAGGACAACCGTTTGCTACGCAATATTGCCGTAAGTGCCAAGCAAAACCCAAAACGTGTTGTATTTGCCGAAGCAGATAATTACAAGATATTGCGTGCTGCCCAAATTGTAAAAGATGAAGGTATCGCTACGCCGATCTTGTTAGGTAATGCTGACAAAATCAACCAAATAATTGAAGAAACGGAGCTCGAATTAGGCGACGTAGCTATCATCGACCCTCGGGCTGATAATGTGCCTCAGATAGATGACTATGCTAAATATCTTTATCAGAAGCGTCAGCGTCGTGGGGTAACCATGCATGAAGCGCGTAAACTGCTCATTACAGACCGAAATTACTATGGTGCCTGCATGGTGCAGTTTGGCGAAGCCGATGCGTTGATATCCGGCCTCACCAAAAACTATGTAAATGTTATAAAACCGGCTTTACAGATCATCGGTACTGAAAAAGGTGTAAACCGTGTTGCAGGCATGTACCTTATGGTTACACCGAAAGGCCCTGTATTCTTTGGTGATACTACGGTCAATGTCGATCCAACCGTGCAGGAACTGGTAGATATTACTGTGTTGATTGAAAGATCGGTAAGGCAATTTAACATCAGCCCGAGAGTCGCGTTGTTGTCTTACTCGAATTTTGGTTCTAATGATGGCCCTATACCAGAGGGTACCCGCGAGGCGGTAAAGATATTGCATGAAAAGTATCCCGATATGATCGTGGATGGAGAAATGCAGGCCAACTTTGCAATTAATTCAGAATTATTAAAGGATAACTTTCCATTCTCTACCTTGAACGGCACACCGGCAAATACGCTGATCTTCCCTAACCTTGAGTCGGGAAATATTGCTTACAAATTACTGCAGGAGCTAGGCGGTGCAGAAGCGGTTGGCCCTATTCTATTAGGCCTCAAGAAATCTGTACACGTATTGCAGTTGGGTAGTTCTGTGCGCGAGATCGTGAACATGGTCACCATTGCCGTGCTCGACGCGCAGCAAAAGGCAGGTAACAATTAA
- a CDS encoding lytic transglycosylase domain-containing protein: MRVFTVVAFLLAPCLGFAASGNSKLTDSVGTKDYHSTHFHRDTLSVQPSGMQLTTMRGKLQAIQKEVPLDYNDFVQNYIDLYTGPNRREEMGRVLGLAKYYFPIYEKAFRDAGIPEEIKFLSIVESALNPNAISRVGAAGPWQFMSTTGRTYGLNINNYVDERRDPIAASYAAAAYLKDAYQEFGDWLLAIASYNCGKSSVERAVAKANALDYWSIRQYLPVETRGYVPAYIAVIYVMNYYNKHNITPQACSMPMQTDTILVNKFVSLGNISRVIAVDPNQLALLNPGYLQRVVNGTAAAPRRLVIPQIQKERYSALYDALNGNQLTVAAMPVIATADNAGRVEDIPAFHTVKAGETLAGIADKFGVELSDLKSWNKVGERAIPGQTLRLIAPGTVALASPKNGSVAVAAGL; this comes from the coding sequence ATGAGAGTTTTTACTGTTGTTGCTTTTCTTCTTGCGCCTTGTTTAGGTTTTGCCGCATCAGGCAATTCAAAACTTACCGACTCTGTTGGTACCAAAGACTACCATTCTACCCATTTTCATCGCGATACATTAAGTGTGCAACCAAGCGGTATGCAGTTGACCACCATGCGCGGGAAGTTACAGGCCATTCAAAAGGAAGTGCCTTTGGATTACAATGATTTTGTTCAGAATTATATCGATTTGTATACCGGCCCTAACCGCCGCGAAGAAATGGGCCGTGTGTTAGGTTTGGCTAAATATTATTTTCCTATTTACGAAAAGGCTTTCCGCGACGCGGGAATACCTGAGGAGATTAAGTTTTTATCCATAGTTGAATCTGCATTAAACCCTAACGCAATCTCGCGTGTTGGCGCTGCAGGGCCATGGCAGTTTATGTCTACCACCGGGCGCACTTACGGCTTAAACATCAACAATTATGTTGATGAGCGCCGCGATCCTATCGCGGCCAGCTATGCGGCGGCGGCTTACTTAAAAGACGCTTACCAGGAATTTGGCGATTGGCTGTTGGCCATCGCTTCTTATAACTGCGGGAAAAGTAGTGTGGAACGTGCGGTAGCTAAGGCAAACGCTTTGGATTACTGGAGCATCCGCCAATACTTACCGGTCGAAACACGTGGGTATGTGCCTGCTTATATAGCTGTGATCTATGTAATGAATTACTACAACAAGCATAATATTACGCCGCAAGCATGCAGCATGCCTATGCAAACCGATACCATTTTGGTAAACAAGTTCGTCTCGCTGGGCAATATTTCACGTGTCATCGCGGTAGACCCTAATCAATTGGCGTTACTAAACCCGGGTTACTTACAGCGTGTAGTTAATGGTACAGCTGCGGCGCCGCGCAGGCTGGTAATACCCCAGATACAAAAAGAAAGATATAGCGCTTTATATGATGCGCTTAACGGGAATCAGCTAACAGTTGCGGCTATGCCTGTTATTGCGACTGCTGACAACGCAGGTCGTGTAGAAGATATTCCGGCGTTTCATACCGTTAAAGCAGGTGAGACCCTTGCCGGCATCGCGGATAAATTCGGTGTTGAATTAAGTGACCTGAAATCCTGGAACAAAGTTGGTGAGCGTGCCATCCCCGGTCAAACCTTGAGATTGATCGCACCCGGAACGGTTGCTTTAGCTTCCCCTAAAAACGGAAGTGTGGCTGTTGCCGCTGGATTGTAA
- the gatA gene encoding Asp-tRNA(Asn)/Glu-tRNA(Gln) amidotransferase subunit GatA, producing the protein MTTAYASFNDIRRDLASGAVTVEELVKHYLQRTEQYAHLNAFVEVFAGEALARAAKIDKKLKAGTAGKLAGMVISIKDNILYKGHTASASSKILETYNAIYSSTVVERLLAEDAIIIGRCNCDEFGMGAANENSAHGRVKNFADESRVPGGSSGGSAVSVQAGMCHAAIGTDTGGSVRQPAAFCGLVGFKPTYGSISRHGIIAYASSFDQVGTITRSAEDAALLLEVMSGPDNYDSTLKQAKPLAYFSALKPNGPKSLAYIKESLEREGVGEQVRESMLAKIKELQAAGNIVEPVSFEYLDYVVPAYYILTMAEASSNLARYDGVRYGYRSPNATALTSVYKKSRSEGFGKEVKRRVMLGTFILSSGYYDAYYTKAQKMRRLIMQKTDEILNDYDFILTPTTPEPAPKIGREEKDPVVSYLEDIFTVQASLAGLPAISLPMNNIKGTLPLGLQLSAKRYNEQELLNFAKYFLDLS; encoded by the coding sequence ATGACTACTGCATATGCTTCTTTTAATGACATCCGTCGCGATCTGGCTTCGGGAGCCGTTACAGTAGAAGAACTTGTAAAACATTACCTGCAACGTACTGAACAATACGCGCACCTGAACGCCTTTGTGGAAGTTTTTGCCGGCGAAGCATTAGCCCGTGCTGCAAAGATTGACAAAAAGTTGAAAGCGGGTACAGCCGGTAAATTGGCGGGTATGGTTATCAGTATAAAAGATAACATTCTTTACAAAGGGCACACCGCGTCGGCATCATCAAAAATTCTCGAAACTTATAACGCGATCTATTCTTCAACCGTTGTTGAGCGGTTACTAGCTGAAGACGCCATTATCATCGGCCGCTGCAATTGCGACGAATTTGGTATGGGCGCGGCTAACGAAAATTCTGCACACGGTCGGGTAAAAAACTTTGCAGATGAGAGCCGCGTTCCGGGCGGATCGTCAGGCGGGTCGGCGGTAAGTGTGCAGGCAGGCATGTGCCACGCCGCTATAGGTACAGATACCGGTGGATCTGTTCGTCAACCGGCTGCATTTTGCGGACTGGTGGGGTTTAAACCAACTTACGGCAGTATCTCCCGGCACGGCATTATCGCTTACGCATCCTCTTTCGATCAGGTTGGCACTATAACCCGGTCAGCAGAAGACGCTGCGCTGCTTTTGGAAGTTATGTCTGGCCCCGATAATTACGATAGCACCCTTAAACAGGCAAAACCTCTTGCTTATTTCAGCGCGTTAAAGCCAAACGGGCCGAAAAGCTTAGCATATATCAAAGAATCTTTAGAACGCGAAGGTGTTGGCGAACAGGTGCGGGAAAGCATGCTGGCTAAAATAAAAGAGTTACAAGCTGCCGGCAACATTGTAGAGCCCGTATCTTTTGAATATCTGGATTATGTTGTGCCAGCCTACTATATTTTAACAATGGCGGAAGCGTCGTCAAACCTGGCGCGGTATGACGGTGTGCGATACGGCTACCGCAGCCCAAATGCTACCGCCCTGACATCAGTTTACAAGAAATCCCGTTCCGAAGGTTTTGGCAAAGAGGTGAAACGCCGGGTAATGCTGGGGACGTTCATTCTTAGTTCTGGCTATTACGATGCGTATTATACCAAAGCACAGAAAATGCGCCGGCTCATCATGCAAAAAACAGATGAAATATTGAATGATTACGATTTCATACTCACGCCAACAACACCAGAGCCCGCCCCAAAGATCGGCCGGGAAGAAAAGGACCCTGTAGTCTCTTATCTCGAAGATATCTTTACTGTGCAAGCTTCTTTAGCCGGTCTGCCGGCTATCTCTCTGCCAATGAATAATATTAAAGGCACACTACCGTTAGGTTTGCAATTGTCTGCCAAACGTTATAATGAGCAGGAACTATTAAATTTCGCTAAATACTTTTTAGATTTAAGTTAA
- a CDS encoding twin-arginine translocase TatA/TatE family subunit yields MGGLGAPEIILIIIAILLLFGGKKIPELMRGLGKGVKEFKDAQNHDDVNERPSNTNTTASPRHEEKTNI; encoded by the coding sequence ATGGGTGGATTAGGTGCACCAGAAATTATTCTGATCATTATTGCAATACTATTATTGTTTGGCGGTAAAAAAATCCCTGAACTTATGCGCGGCTTAGGTAAAGGTGTAAAAGAATTTAAAGATGCTCAGAATCACGACGACGTGAACGAAAGGCCGTCTAACACCAACACTACCGCTTCTCCTCGTCACGAAGAGAAAACCAATATTTAA
- a CDS encoding Sec-independent protein translocase subunit TatA/TatB, translated as MLHPIFLFLNIGSSEMILIVFVALMLFGGDKLPQIAKGLGKGIRDFKDASEGVKRELQNQIENFEAKPPVESAPGRTDADLNFPPVANTAAVTDPFAPANSTVEEHETPLTEERTTNTTDTQTTPAEHSHADVSHLIEQPEVTKVAENHLSITHVDDGAAKEPKDKATT; from the coding sequence ATGTTGCATCCGATTTTTTTATTTTTAAACATAGGCAGTTCAGAAATGATCCTGATCGTCTTTGTAGCACTGATGCTTTTTGGTGGTGATAAATTACCACAGATAGCTAAAGGGCTTGGCAAGGGCATTCGCGACTTTAAGGATGCATCTGAAGGTGTTAAACGCGAGCTGCAAAATCAGATCGAAAATTTTGAAGCTAAGCCACCGGTTGAATCAGCACCCGGGCGTACAGATGCAGATCTTAATTTTCCGCCGGTTGCAAATACGGCTGCGGTTACAGATCCTTTCGCGCCGGCAAATTCTACGGTTGAAGAACATGAGACACCGCTCACTGAAGAGCGCACAACCAATACTACAGATACCCAAACAACACCTGCAGAGCATAGCCATGCAGATGTATCGCATTTGATAGAACAACCCGAGGTGACTAAAGTGGCAGAAAACCATCTGAGCATTACGCACGTAGATGATGGCGCTGCAAAAGAACCAAAGGACAAAGCAACAACGTAA
- a CDS encoding murein hydrolase activator EnvC family protein: MKFLRSVFFFLLALCSVSAFAQSSSELKKRRDKLNEELEQLNNEYQETLSNKKSTLKQLNILKAKISLREEKIKTLNSEVRLLGNQINENTNTVHTLQGQLDQLKKEYAAMIVFAYHNQSAYNKLMFIFASQDFNQAYKRLTYLQQFANYRQRQAESIQGTQHELNTKITQLDKTKTQQSNLLKDQEKEKQNLGKERTSQQEVMNGLSKHQGELKQQQKRINQQIADNNRQIRRAIAREIEEARRKAEAEARAEAARAAAAARANAVAGKETAPVKAAPKAAATNSQLLNATPEFAKLSNDFMGNRGRLPWPVANGVVTQDFGITYIEGIKTDNPGIDIRTGQGATVRSVFGGEVTSVNNISGTYLVVIRHGEYFTAYANLRSVSVSKGQKVEVKTTLGTVATDGSTGETQVHFELYKGQTPVNPRSWLASQ, translated from the coding sequence ATGAAATTTCTGCGATCTGTATTCTTTTTCTTGCTTGCCCTGTGTTCTGTAAGCGCGTTCGCGCAAAGCAGTTCTGAGTTAAAAAAACGCCGCGATAAACTTAATGAGGAACTGGAGCAACTGAATAATGAATACCAGGAAACGCTAAGCAACAAGAAATCTACCTTAAAGCAACTTAACATTCTCAAGGCTAAGATCAGCTTGCGTGAAGAGAAGATCAAGACCCTCAATTCAGAAGTTCGCCTGCTGGGCAACCAAATAAATGAAAATACCAATACTGTCCACACGCTTCAGGGCCAGCTTGATCAGTTGAAAAAAGAATACGCGGCCATGATCGTTTTCGCGTACCATAATCAGAGCGCGTACAATAAGTTGATGTTCATCTTTGCATCGCAAGATTTTAACCAGGCATACAAAAGGCTCACCTATCTGCAGCAGTTTGCTAATTATCGCCAGCGCCAGGCAGAATCTATACAAGGTACCCAGCACGAGCTGAATACAAAGATCACCCAGCTGGACAAGACCAAAACCCAGCAAAGCAACCTGTTGAAAGACCAGGAGAAAGAAAAGCAGAACCTGGGTAAAGAGCGCACCAGTCAGCAAGAAGTGATGAACGGACTTTCTAAGCACCAGGGCGAATTAAAACAACAACAAAAGCGTATAAACCAGCAAATTGCTGATAACAACCGCCAGATACGCCGCGCCATTGCCCGTGAAATTGAAGAAGCACGCCGAAAGGCAGAAGCAGAAGCCCGGGCCGAAGCTGCCCGTGCTGCCGCTGCCGCAAGGGCCAACGCCGTTGCCGGTAAAGAAACTGCACCTGTAAAAGCAGCACCGAAGGCGGCCGCGACGAACAGCCAATTGCTTAACGCGACACCGGAATTTGCGAAGCTATCGAACGACTTTATGGGTAACCGTGGGCGATTGCCTTGGCCGGTTGCAAATGGTGTGGTTACACAAGACTTTGGTATTACTTATATAGAAGGTATAAAAACAGATAACCCGGGTATAGATATCCGCACGGGGCAGGGTGCTACAGTGCGCTCGGTGTTTGGTGGCGAGGTTACCAGCGTAAACAATATCAGTGGTACATATCTCGTTGTAATAAGGCACGGCGAGTACTTTACCGCTTACGCCAATTTACGTTCTGTGAGCGTATCAAAAGGTCAAAAGGTAGAAGTGAAAACCACGTTGGGTACTGTGGCAACAGATGGTTCTACAGGCGAAACCCAGGTGCATTTTGAATTGTATAAAGGCCAAACACCTGTTAACCCAAGAAGCTGGCTGGCAAGCCAGTAA
- a CDS encoding DUF4292 domain-containing protein, protein MKRNISNSFLLLGIIVITSCHSKKLVTRTPASTAVTKTDNSADAAKMKLAEIRSKQISFTTFSGKAKTKLNIDGNSNDVTLNIRILRGQKIWVSITYLIGIEVARALITPDSITVINKLQSVYFQKPFSFIYDYAPREVNFNTVQSILIGNAIPETLTDGITLTPDNNNLVLSGSLKDMLFKMILGADLKINSTNLSKAAAGQSLQANYSNFIQATGRVVPSHISLTSKTQQKNIEAEIDYSRIDFDQTLDFPFSIPNRYQRIN, encoded by the coding sequence ATGAAAAGAAATATATCGAATAGTTTTTTGTTGTTAGGCATCATTGTCATAACAAGTTGCCATAGCAAAAAACTGGTGACCCGCACGCCTGCTAGTACTGCCGTAACAAAAACTGATAATTCTGCCGATGCTGCTAAAATGAAACTGGCAGAGATCCGCTCAAAACAGATCAGCTTTACCACATTCTCCGGCAAGGCAAAAACCAAGTTAAACATCGATGGTAACAGCAATGATGTGACTTTAAACATCAGGATATTACGCGGGCAGAAGATATGGGTATCTATCACCTATTTGATCGGCATTGAGGTGGCGCGGGCTTTAATTACGCCCGATAGCATAACAGTGATCAATAAACTCCAATCGGTTTATTTTCAAAAACCGTTTAGCTTTATTTATGACTACGCGCCTCGCGAAGTAAATTTCAATACTGTACAGTCAATTTTGATCGGCAATGCTATCCCTGAAACGTTGACCGACGGTATCACTTTAACGCCTGATAACAACAATTTGGTCTTAAGCGGATCGTTAAAGGATATGCTTTTTAAAATGATCTTAGGTGCTGATCTGAAAATCAACAGCACTAACCTGTCAAAAGCAGCGGCCGGGCAATCATTACAGGCTAATTACAGCAACTTTATCCAGGCAACAGGCAGGGTAGTGCCATCGCACATATCGCTTACATCTAAAACGCAACAAAAAAATATAGAAGCAGAGATAGATTACAGCCGGATTGATTTCGACCAGACATTGGATTTTCCTTTCAGTATACCAAACCGCTATCAGCGGATAAATTAA
- a CDS encoding tetratricopeptide repeat protein → MKFKLLIFLGLLPALSYAQDAASGKLRNAAAKPMTNADSVLMKQLFFTGLRERTIENFALASDLFSHVLQIDPNNDAALYEMANLKKRNNDYDGAQALLERAVAINPNNEWYWVALSTGYEKSNNIARLEAIFSQLIKLNPNNPDYYFDRANALFIGKKYDQSIAVLDSLEKVTGPSDDLLLKRQKVYLAQGNVNKATADIKKAIAENPNQAKYYIMLGEVYNANNFVDDALKAFQKAETLDPSNGYVHLQLADIYRNKKDNDNGFNELKLAFTQAGMSVEQQLHIIMGYVPKFPDANAKASALELSKILTESHPEDSRSFGIYGDMLLQNAQYKAAANAYRRSIAVNDKIYQVHEQLVRIELGDNDFDAAIKDGENALTLFPNQAWMNYLVGVAWLQKKNATKALGYLKTAASSETQDKELLSQTYSAIGDSYHELKDNAKSDAAYDQSITYNPDNGYTLNNYAYYLSVRNEQLDKAAQMAERGNELQPNTASFEDTYAWILFRQKKYAEARPWIEKAIAHDKDKSAVQLEHYGDILFYNGDVDGAVLNWKKAKAGGADSPLLDRKINEKKYIE, encoded by the coding sequence ATGAAATTTAAGCTGCTTATATTTTTAGGCTTATTGCCTGCTTTGAGCTACGCGCAAGATGCTGCGAGCGGGAAACTACGCAACGCTGCCGCGAAACCCATGACCAATGCCGACAGCGTTTTGATGAAGCAGCTATTCTTTACCGGCCTGCGCGAACGGACAATCGAAAATTTCGCTCTTGCGTCTGATTTGTTTTCTCACGTTCTACAGATAGATCCTAATAATGACGCCGCGCTTTATGAGATGGCCAACCTTAAAAAGCGGAATAATGATTACGACGGTGCACAGGCATTATTGGAGAGGGCTGTCGCAATAAACCCTAATAACGAATGGTATTGGGTAGCATTATCTACAGGGTACGAAAAGTCTAACAACATTGCGCGTCTTGAAGCCATTTTTTCGCAATTGATAAAGCTTAATCCCAACAATCCCGACTATTACTTTGACAGGGCCAACGCCTTATTCATCGGCAAAAAATACGACCAGTCCATCGCGGTTTTAGATTCGCTCGAAAAAGTAACCGGCCCAAGTGATGATCTTTTACTTAAACGCCAGAAAGTTTACCTGGCGCAAGGCAACGTCAACAAAGCAACTGCCGACATTAAAAAAGCCATTGCAGAAAATCCAAACCAGGCTAAGTATTACATTATGCTTGGCGAGGTTTATAACGCTAACAATTTTGTTGACGACGCGCTGAAAGCTTTTCAAAAGGCAGAAACCTTAGACCCGTCTAACGGCTATGTGCACCTGCAACTGGCAGACATTTACCGGAATAAAAAAGATAATGATAATGGCTTTAATGAATTAAAGCTGGCATTCACGCAGGCAGGCATGTCTGTAGAGCAGCAGTTGCACATAATTATGGGTTATGTGCCTAAGTTCCCGGATGCAAATGCTAAGGCAAGCGCTTTAGAATTGAGCAAGATATTAACAGAAAGCCACCCCGAAGATTCACGCTCGTTTGGCATCTACGGCGATATGCTGTTGCAAAACGCACAATATAAGGCGGCTGCAAATGCTTACAGAAGGTCAATTGCTGTTAATGATAAAATATACCAGGTTCATGAGCAACTGGTACGGATAGAATTAGGAGATAACGATTTCGACGCCGCTATAAAAGATGGAGAAAACGCTTTGACGCTTTTCCCAAATCAGGCGTGGATGAATTATTTGGTTGGTGTTGCCTGGCTGCAGAAAAAGAATGCCACAAAAGCTCTAGGTTATCTCAAAACGGCGGCTTCATCAGAAACTCAGGATAAAGAACTTCTTTCGCAAACATATTCTGCTATTGGGGATAGCTATCACGAATTGAAAGACAATGCAAAGTCTGACGCGGCTTACGACCAGAGTATAACTTACAATCCTGATAACGGATATACGTTAAACAACTATGCCTATTATTTGTCAGTAAGAAACGAGCAGTTAGATAAGGCGGCGCAGATGGCCGAACGGGGTAACGAGTTGCAGCCGAATACGGCGTCGTTTGAAGATACGTATGCATGGATTTTGTTCAGACAAAAGAAATATGCCGAAGCAAGGCCGTGGATAGAAAAAGCCATCGCCCATGATAAAGATAAAAGCGCTGTACAGCTAGAACACTATGGCGATATCTTGTTCTACAATGGCGATGTGGACGGTGCCGTATTAAACTGGAAGAAAGCTAAAGCAGGCGGTGCAGATTCGCCCCTGTTAGACAGGAAGATCAATGAAAAGAAATATATCGAATAG
- the dut gene encoding dUTP diphosphatase, which produces MTIKVINKSAHQLPGYETIHSAGMDMRAHIELPITLKPMERQLVPTGLHIELPAGFEAQIRPRSGLAYKHGVTVLNSPGTIDADYRGEIKVLLINLSTEAFEINNGDRIAQMIIARHENITWEISETLNETVRGAGGYGHTGVQ; this is translated from the coding sequence ATGACCATTAAAGTAATAAATAAGTCGGCGCACCAGTTGCCCGGCTATGAAACCATACATTCCGCAGGGATGGATATGCGCGCGCATATCGAATTGCCCATCACACTTAAGCCAATGGAACGCCAATTGGTCCCTACAGGATTGCACATTGAGTTACCGGCAGGTTTCGAAGCGCAGATCAGGCCACGAAGTGGCCTGGCCTACAAGCATGGCGTAACTGTTTTAAATTCGCCGGGGACGATTGATGCCGATTACCGTGGCGAAATAAAAGTATTATTAATCAACCTATCTACCGAAGCATTTGAGATCAATAACGGCGACCGCATTGCTCAGATGATTATAGCCCGTCACGAAAACATTACCTGGGAAATAAGCGAAACCTTAAATGAAACCGTTAGGGGAGCAGGTGGTTATGGCCACACCGGTGTGCAATAA